The genomic interval GATACTGGCAGCGAGCCAGTTTTTCAACAGACTCGCTGCCAAAAAAAGCCCCGCCTTTTGGGCGGGGCTTGTAGGAGCGTCGTGCAATTTCTTGTTTATCCGCCGTAGGGCATGCCGCCGTGCTCGCCGCCCGTGGCTCCGCCCTTTTTCTCTTCCGGAACATCAGAGACCAGGGCTTCGGTGGTCAGCATGAGCGCGGCGATGGAAGCAGCGTTCTGCAACGCGGTCCGGGTGACTTTGGTCGGGTCGATGACGCCGGCCTTGACCAGGTCTTCAAACTTGTCGGTTTGCGCGTTGTAGCCGTAGTTGTTGTCTTTGGAGTCGCGGATCTTGCCCACCACGATGGCGCCTTCTTCGCCGGAGTTGGCCACAATCTGGCGCAGCGGCTCTTCCAACGCTCGGCGGACGATCTCCATGCCAGTCTCT from Terriglobia bacterium carries:
- the groEL gene encoding chaperonin GroEL (60 kDa chaperone family; promotes refolding of misfolded polypeptides especially under stressful conditions; forms two stacked rings of heptamers to form a barrel-shaped 14mer; ends can be capped by GroES; misfolded proteins enter the barrel where they are refolded when GroES binds; many bacteria have multiple copies of the groEL gene which are active under different environmental conditions; the B.japonicum protein in this cluster is expressed constitutively; in Rhodobacter, Corynebacterium and Rhizobium this protein is essential for growth) — encoded protein: ETGMEIVRRALEEPLRQIVANSGEEGAIVVGKIRDSKDNNYGYNAQTDKFEDLVKAGVIDPTKVTRTALQNAASIAALMLTTEALVSDVPEEKKGGATGGEHGGMPYGG